The following coding sequences lie in one Mycobacterium gordonae genomic window:
- a CDS encoding PE family protein, with amino-acid sequence MSLQVLPEAFPWAAGDLAAIRLALVRAGTAAAAPTSAVVAAAGDEVSGAIATLFGEYGRQYQAIAAQAAVFHDDFVHTLTGAGLAYAGAEAANASPLQLVEQVINAPTQVLLGRPLVGNGANGTATSPSGGAGGLLWGNGGNGYSQTAAGAAGGAGGAAGLIGNGGIGGTGGAGAVGGSGGAGGWLYGNGGGGGAGGAAAVPGGHGGDGGAGGAARLFGAGGVGGAGGMGAAGGAGAAGTAAAPDGGIGGAGGAGGNGGAGGSAGLFGTGGVGGAGGAGATGGAGGLGDDGAAGATRGADGSNAGNGGAGGMGGNGGAGGAGGTNAFGQTAAQGVGGAGGNGGDGGAPGNGGAGATGTSSVNFGVGGRGGDGGDPGLGGQGGTGGAGFVTGARGTAGLDPVTGGDGGVGGTGADGTTPGASGAAGGRGGDGGRYGNGGAGGIGGNGATGASGSTGPTGNGSNGGGGGDGGWGGSGGNGGSAGGSGGVGGAGGNAGAGGVGGNGVAGVAGAIAGANGSNGGNAGSGGNGGHGGDGGAGGTGTNGQAASGVGGAGGNGGNAGVPGDGGNGAAGSTGLLGNPVGGTGGNGGNGGNSGVGGVGGTGGSGAGGKAAIGLNGVAITAGRGGDGGAGGSYEPNFGTGGHGGNGGNGGDGGSAAAGGAGGNGGDGGGESKPTGTGGDGGSGGTGGNGIVGGNGGAGGAGASKGGANFQGGQGGGGGDGGNGTAGQGGRGGDGGDGGGSARGSAGTGGRGGNGGSGNGGDGGDGGDGGAGGLGGRSTDKAGSGGAGGNGGAATKGVGGDGGRGGDGGDSVGLVSSGTGGNGGLGGAGDGGGNGGAGGNGGGAGDALISGGAGGTGGGGGFGNGFTSGGNGGQGGIGGHGAPGSQTVSGGTGGKGGNGGTGGISEFGTGGTGGDGGFGGEGGPGLGQPGQLGGTPTNGKDAIGKNGGVAGVGGAGGKGGGQP; translated from the coding sequence ATGTCCTTGCAGGTATTACCAGAGGCTTTCCCGTGGGCTGCCGGTGATCTGGCCGCAATCCGTCTGGCGCTGGTACGGGCGGGGACAGCCGCGGCGGCCCCGACCAGCGCAGTGGTCGCGGCCGCGGGTGACGAAGTGTCTGGCGCAATCGCCACGTTGTTCGGCGAATACGGCCGCCAGTATCAGGCGATTGCCGCGCAGGCAGCCGTCTTCCACGACGATTTCGTCCACACATTGACTGGGGCCGGCCTGGCGTATGCCGGCGCCGAAGCAGCCAACGCTTCGCCGCTGCAGCTCGTCGAGCAAGTGATCAACGCGCCGACTCAGGTGCTCCTCGGGCGCCCCCTCGTCGGCAACGGCGCCAACGGGACCGCAACAAGCCCCAGCGGAGGAGCCGGGGGCCTGTTGTGGGGCAACGGCGGCAACGGTTACTCGCAGACCGCGGCGGGTGCGGCCGGCGGCGCCGGCGGCGCCGCGGGACTGATCGGCAACGGCGGAATTGGCGGAACCGGTGGCGCCGGAGCGGTCGGCGGCAGCGGTGGCGCCGGCGGCTGGCTATACGGCAACGGCGGTGGCGGCGGCGCAGGGGGCGCTGCCGCAGTGCCCGGCGGCCACGGCGGCGACGGGGGCGCAGGGGGCGCGGCCCGGCTGTTCGGTGCCGGTGGCGTCGGCGGAGCCGGCGGGATGGGTGCGGCCGGCGGTGCGGGTGCTGCGGGCACAGCGGCCGCGCCGGACGGCGGCATCGGCGGCGCGGGCGGCGCAGGCGGCAACGGCGGTGCCGGTGGCAGCGCCGGATTGTTCGGTACCGGTGGTGTGGGCGGCGCCGGTGGCGCGGGTGCAACGGGGGGAGCCGGCGGGCTCGGCGATGACGGAGCCGCGGGCGCCACGCGTGGCGCCGACGGTTCCAACGCCGGCAACGGCGGAGCCGGCGGGATGGGGGGCAACGGCGGTGCGGGCGGAGCCGGTGGCACGAACGCATTCGGGCAGACGGCCGCCCAGGGTGTCGGTGGTGCCGGCGGCAACGGGGGCGACGGCGGTGCGCCGGGTAACGGCGGTGCCGGGGCCACCGGCACGTCCAGCGTCAACTTCGGCGTCGGCGGCCGTGGCGGCGACGGCGGCGACCCGGGCCTGGGGGGACAAGGCGGCACCGGCGGAGCCGGATTCGTCACCGGTGCCCGCGGCACGGCCGGCCTCGACCCGGTTACCGGTGGTGATGGCGGGGTCGGAGGTACCGGCGCCGACGGCACCACGCCGGGCGCTAGCGGTGCCGCCGGTGGGCGCGGCGGGGACGGTGGACGTTATGGCAACGGCGGGGCCGGCGGTATCGGTGGCAACGGGGCAACCGGCGCGTCCGGCAGCACCGGGCCGACCGGCAACGGCAGTAATGGCGGTGGGGGTGGCGACGGAGGCTGGGGCGGCAGCGGCGGCAATGGCGGCAGCGCAGGTGGATCCGGTGGCGTTGGCGGCGCCGGAGGTAATGCCGGCGCCGGCGGCGTGGGCGGTAACGGTGTGGCCGGTGTCGCCGGTGCTATCGCCGGCGCCAATGGCAGCAACGGCGGCAACGCAGGAAGTGGCGGCAACGGCGGCCATGGCGGGGACGGCGGCGCAGGTGGCACCGGCACCAACGGTCAGGCGGCCAGCGGCGTCGGCGGTGCGGGCGGCAACGGCGGCAACGCAGGCGTCCCGGGCGACGGCGGCAACGGTGCGGCGGGTAGTACCGGACTTCTCGGAAACCCCGTCGGGGGCACGGGCGGCAACGGCGGCAACGGCGGCAACTCCGGCGTGGGCGGAGTCGGCGGGACAGGTGGCAGTGGAGCCGGCGGCAAGGCAGCGATCGGTCTCAACGGGGTGGCGATCACTGCCGGTCGCGGCGGCGACGGCGGCGCTGGCGGCAGCTACGAGCCCAACTTTGGCACCGGCGGTCACGGCGGCAATGGGGGCAACGGCGGCGACGGTGGCAGCGCGGCAGCCGGCGGGGCCGGCGGCAACGGAGGCGACGGCGGCGGGGAGTCGAAGCCCACCGGCACGGGAGGCGACGGTGGTTCCGGCGGCACGGGAGGCAACGGCATCGTCGGCGGCAACGGCGGGGCCGGAGGCGCCGGTGCCAGCAAGGGAGGGGCGAATTTTCAGGGCGGCCAGGGCGGCGGGGGCGGTGACGGCGGCAACGGCACGGCCGGCCAGGGCGGCAGAGGCGGCGACGGCGGAGACGGCGGAGGCTCAGCAAGGGGTAGTGCGGGCACTGGCGGGCGGGGTGGCAACGGCGGCTCCGGCAATGGCGGCGACGGCGGCGACGGCGGCGACGGCGGCGCGGGCGGCCTGGGTGGCCGTTCGACCGATAAGGCCGGCAGCGGCGGCGCGGGTGGCAACGGCGGCGCCGCCACCAAGGGAGTGGGCGGTGACGGCGGGCGCGGTGGGGACGGCGGTGATTCGGTCGGCTTGGTCAGCAGCGGTACCGGTGGCAACGGAGGACTTGGGGGCGCCGGCGACGGCGGCGGAAATGGTGGGGCGGGCGGCAACGGCGGGGGCGCAGGAGATGCGCTTATCTCCGGTGGGGCGGGCGGCACCGGCGGCGGCGGCGGGTTCGGCAACGGGTTTACCTCCGGCGGGAACGGTGGCCAAGGCGGCATCGGGGGCCACGGCGCTCCTGGGTCCCAAACCGTCTCTGGCGGCACCGGCGGCAAGGGGGGCAACGGTGGCACCGGCGGCATCTCGGAGTTCGGTACCGGCGGCACCGGCGGCGACGGAGGATTCGGCGGCGAGGGCGGACCCGGACTGGGCCAGCCCGGACAGCTCGGCGGCACACCCACCAACGGCAAAGACGCCATCGGCAAGAATGGCGGCGTCGCCGGCGTCGGCGGCGCCGGCGGTAAGGGCGGCGGTCAACCCTGA